A part of Liolophura sinensis isolate JHLJ2023 chromosome 1, CUHK_Ljap_v2, whole genome shotgun sequence genomic DNA contains:
- the LOC135480125 gene encoding protocadherin Fat 1-like, which translates to MLKYTVTPLEASNIFTVTPGGAVTVRDSLVRTADQNVYQFNVTVSDQSWRPLSTSVSVTILVYPETLPPTSLKFSQPLYYKEIYENLPSKTSVVFLDVINQQKSVQVTCSIVSGDPNNRFTITQDASKKNCNLTLAKAIDREEQDSYRLNVSVNHANAQNVEWSRAGYSEIIVKVLDINDNTPTVIYPVYPLQDITAQGTKGNIYGVISQVSPAGTLVLKINATDPDLAENGTAGIVYTSQSANPFRVTREGQVLLALPWDRVEVPDTMYAFNVDVTDRNGNGNTARTRIVVNHYSDLNLFAMQIDGPPERYIQLIEEIRRILQEELQYVILIWGFEPATVDGIAQTDSTDVLFFMINPVTDLIVTREGAGGLIDTGTQVKIKNKLDEKLQVKYERIYGPVVAATGGMTKSYIGLLDNPWAALLALAAIIILLAIVGIIVLCFAWARYHKFWQKYQSMGGSALLMDNMHGMEFTETPSMIREYETQSLSMYVPNDEAMLDQAEINMAIVGGAGGSGAARITHTSEGVTAAVNPIFGSGEGGLGGGGGGGGGGQSLVMHSGDSGIQETSTMRVQESSHSYQYATQGYSVDGGAGGAGEYSSVGGGGYSAGGGGYSSGGMAYTSSGGDGFVSSSGPGGYVSNSGGDTFVTGPVGGGGGATTGYSSSSYVVQSYSNGGTGGGAYINQGYSGGKGESTTVL; encoded by the exons ATGCTGAAATACACAGTTACTCCCCTTGAAGCCAGTAACATATTTACTGTGACACCAGGAGGAGCTGTTACTGTAAGGGACAGTCTTGTCCGCACAGCAGATCAGAATGTTTACCAG tttaatgtgactgtgAGTGACCAGAGCTGGAGACCATTAAGCACCAGTGTGTCTGTGACAATCCTGGTCTATCCCGAAACATTGCCACCAACCAGCTTGAAATTCTCACAACCACTCTatta TAAGGAGATCTATGAGAACTTGCCGAGCAAAACAAGCGTGGTGTTCCTGGATGTTATCAACCAGCAGAAGAGTGTACAAGTCACCTGTTCTATTGTCTCTGGAGATCCCAACA ATCGCTTCACCATCACTCAGGATGCTTCCAAGAAGAACTGCAATCTGACCCTGGCCAAGGCCATTGATCGTGAAGAACAAGACTCCTACAGGCTCAATGTCTCTGTCAACCATGCCAACGCACAGAATG TTGAATGGAGCAGAGCAGGTTACTCTGAAATTATCGTCAAGGTTTTGGATATCAATGACAACACTCCCACAGTCATCTACCCAGTTTATCCTCTGCAGGACATCACCGCTCAGGGCACAAAGGGCAACATTTATGGAGTAATATCGCAGGTGTCTCCAGCAGGAACACTTGTCCTGAAGATCAAT GCCACAGATCCAGATCTGGCGGAGAATGGTACAGCAGGTATTGTGTACACTTCCCAAAGTGCTAACCCATTCAGAGTTACCCGAGAAGGACAGGTATTACTGGCCCTACCTTGGGACAGAGTGGAGGTGCCAGACACCATGTATGCATTTAATGTTGATGTCACAGACAGAAATGGCAATGGAAACACAGCACGTACCAGAATTGTG GTTAACCACTACAGTGACCTCAACCTGTTTGCAATGCAGATAGATGGACCTCCAGAACGATATATCCAGTTAATTGAGGAAATTAGAAG GATTTTGCAGGAAGAGTTACAGTATGTAATCCTAATTTGGGGCTTTGAGCCAGCAACTGTTGATGGGATAGCACAGACTGACAG CACTGATGTTCTGTTTTTCATGATCAATCCTGTGACGGATCTTATTGTGACACGTGAGGGAGCCGGAGG GTTAATAGATACTGGAACCCAGGTGAAGATCAAGAACAAACTGGATGAGAAACTGCAAGTAAAGTATGAGAGGATCTATGGCCCTGTTGTAGCTGCCACTGGAGGTATGACCAAGTCGTACATCGGTCTGCTGGACAACCCCTGGGCTGCCCTACTGGCTCTGGCAGCTATCATCATCCTACTGGCTATTGTGGGCATTATCGTCCTCTGCTTCGCCTGGGCTAG GTATCACAAGTTCTGGCAGAAGTACCAGAGTATGGGAGGCTCTGCCTTACTCATGGATAACATGCATGGCATGGAATTCACTGAGACACCCAGCATGATCCGAGAATACGAAACACAG TCTCTGAGTATGTATGTGCCCAATGACGAGGCCATGCTAGACCAGGCTGAGATCAACATGGCTATTGTGGGAGGGGCAGGAGGGAGTGGAGCAGCCCGCATCACCCACACCTCAGAGGGCGTCACCGCAGCTGTCAACCCAATATTTGGAAG TGGTGAGGGAGGCctgggaggaggaggaggaggcgGCGGAGGGGGTCAGAGTCTGGTCATGCACTCCGGGGACTCAGGAATACAGGAGACATCCACCATGAGAGTTCAGGAGAGTTCCCACTCCTACCAGTATGCTACACAAGGTTACTCTGTGGATGGCGGAGCAGGAGGAGCAGGCGAATATTCATCTGTAGGAGGCGGCGGCTATTCGGCAGGAGGTGGCGGATATTCATCAGGAGGTATGGCCTACACATCGTCGGGTGGAGATGGATTTGTGTCAAGCTCTGGACCAGGTGGCTATGTGTCAAACTCTGGCGGTGATACCTTTGTTACAGGACCAGTTGGTGGTGGCGGCGGAGCTACAACTGGTTACTCCAGCTCGTCGTATGTAGTGCAGAGTTACAGCAATGGAGGCACTGGAGGCGGGGCTTACATCAATCAAGGCTACAGCGGAGGAAAAGGAGAGAGCACGACTGTACTGTAG